One Methanobrevibacter sp. V74 DNA window includes the following coding sequences:
- a CDS encoding GTP cyclohydrolase III: MIQMTLIQIDNYGPWTVTPKPRTESDLQMLQANLFADLNSHFGNKKGLVFFTRFDNLLAVSNGLDEEDHLRIQRSIRNRYPITISMGVGSAETPHEAQKLATIALQNAGSAQSGKRKEILAIDSLVDEKDSFVQAAHIDINSVTETLTDIESAFDTSFIVNKAQHYLMTKLIKKGALLFFIGGDNFMAPCNGLSEKDIEEIMIEIDEEIGIKLKAGIGRGKNAEDAAYMADIGLEEIRAHNNGMWTWVVEKEY; the protein is encoded by the coding sequence ATGATACAAATGACTTTAATACAAATAGACAATTATGGGCCTTGGACTGTAACTCCAAAGCCAAGAACTGAATCCGATCTACAAATGCTACAAGCAAATTTGTTTGCAGACTTGAATAGTCATTTTGGAAACAAAAAAGGTTTAGTTTTCTTTACAAGATTTGATAACTTACTTGCGGTTTCAAACGGTTTGGATGAAGAAGACCATTTAAGAATTCAAAGGTCTATTAGAAACAGATATCCAATTACTATAAGTATGGGTGTTGGATCTGCTGAAACTCCTCATGAAGCCCAAAAATTAGCTACTATTGCTCTTCAAAATGCAGGCAGTGCCCAATCAGGAAAAAGAAAAGAAATTTTAGCTATTGATAGTTTAGTTGATGAAAAGGATAGTTTTGTTCAAGCAGCTCATATTGATATTAATAGTGTCACAGAAACCTTAACTGATATTGAATCTGCTTTTGATACAAGTTTCATTGTTAATAAAGCTCAACATTATTTAATGACTAAATTGATTAAAAAAGGAGCATTATTATTCTTCATTGGAGGAGATAACTTCATGGCTCCGTGTAATGGATTATCTGAAAAAGATATAGAAGAGATAATGATTGAAATCGATGAAGAAATTGGCATTAAACTTAAAGCTGGAATAGGCAGAGGTAAAAATGCTGAAGATGCCGCTTATATGGCGGACATTGGTCTTGAAGAAATAAGGGCTCATAATAATGGAATGTGGACTTGGGTAGTCGAAAAAGAATATTGA
- the atwA gene encoding methyl coenzyme M reductase system, component A2, producing the protein MDFITLKNITKSFDGVDVLKDINLKINEGETLGILGRSGSGKSVLINMLRGTKEYKPDAGDIIINIAVCPECLAVESPVHVGEKCSCGATYEAKEVDFFNAERKLFASIKRRISIMLQRNFALYDEESVIENVMRAMPDDVEYEESLYAALELLEMVQMNHRITHIARDLSGGEKQRVVLARQLAKNPMMFLADEPTGTLDPQTAVKLHNTLKTGVKDKGITMLITSHWPEVMTELADNVIWLEAGQIKEEGEPEVVVNHFLETVPIPKKPEIPEFGEPEVVLEDVKKHYYSIERGVVKAVDGVSLTINKEEIYGIVGLSGSGKTTTTRMLMGLTEPSSGEIKIKLGDEWIDMTKVGPLNRGRIMPYIGLLHQEYSLYPHRTILGNLTDAISLDLPAEFGKIKAIHALTTVGFTDDVAVNILDKYPDQLSVGERHRVALAQVLIKEPKLIVLDEPTGTMDPVTRVIVTDSILKARTELEQTFIIISHDMDFVLDVCDRASLMRGGKLLDEGTPEEIVEQLTPDEKEDMLKDK; encoded by the coding sequence ATGGATTTTATAACTCTTAAGAATATTACAAAAAGTTTTGACGGAGTGGATGTTCTTAAAGATATCAATTTAAAGATTAATGAAGGAGAGACTTTAGGTATATTGGGACGTAGTGGAAGTGGAAAATCAGTTTTAATTAATATGCTTCGGGGAACCAAGGAATACAAGCCAGATGCAGGTGATATTATAATAAATATTGCCGTTTGTCCAGAATGTCTGGCGGTTGAATCACCGGTTCATGTAGGTGAAAAATGTAGTTGTGGAGCTACATATGAAGCTAAAGAAGTTGATTTTTTCAATGCTGAAAGGAAATTATTCGCAAGTATTAAAAGAAGAATTTCAATCATGTTACAACGTAACTTTGCATTATATGATGAGGAATCTGTTATTGAAAATGTTATGAGGGCAATGCCTGATGATGTTGAGTATGAAGAATCGTTATATGCTGCTTTAGAATTGTTAGAAATGGTTCAAATGAACCATAGAATTACTCATATTGCTCGTGATTTAAGTGGGGGGGAAAAACAGAGAGTTGTACTTGCAAGACAATTAGCTAAAAATCCAATGATGTTTTTAGCAGATGAACCGACAGGTACACTGGATCCTCAAACTGCAGTTAAACTTCATAACACTTTGAAAACCGGTGTTAAAGACAAGGGAATTACAATGTTAATTACTTCCCATTGGCCTGAAGTAATGACAGAACTTGCAGATAATGTTATCTGGTTGGAAGCAGGTCAAATCAAAGAAGAAGGTGAACCTGAAGTTGTTGTGAATCACTTTCTGGAAACTGTTCCGATTCCTAAAAAACCAGAAATTCCAGAGTTCGGTGAACCAGAAGTGGTTCTGGAAGATGTTAAAAAACATTATTACTCTATTGAACGTGGAGTTGTTAAAGCCGTTGATGGTGTTAGTTTAACCATTAATAAAGAAGAAATCTACGGAATTGTTGGTTTAAGTGGTTCTGGTAAAACCACCACTACTAGAATGTTAATGGGTTTAACTGAACCAAGCAGTGGTGAAATCAAAATCAAACTTGGTGATGAATGGATTGACATGACAAAAGTAGGTCCTCTTAACCGTGGACGTATCATGCCTTATATTGGTTTATTGCATCAGGAATATTCATTATATCCTCACAGAACAATTTTAGGTAACTTGACTGATGCTATTAGTTTAGATTTGCCTGCTGAGTTCGGTAAGATTAAAGCTATTCATGCATTGACTACAGTTGGCTTTACAGATGATGTTGCTGTAAATATTTTAGACAAATATCCTGACCAACTAAGTGTGGGTGAAAGACATAGGGTTGCTCTTGCACAAGTTTTAATTAAAGAACCTAAACTCATTGTTTTAGATGAACCAACAGGCACTATGGATCCTGTTACAAGAGTCATTGTCACAGATTCTATCTTAAAAGCACGTACTGAATTAGAACAAACATTCATCATCATTTCTCACGATATGGATTTTGTTTTAGATGTTTGTGATAGGGCTTCTTTAATGAGGGGTGGAAAGCTTCTTGATGAAGGAACTCCTGAAGAAATCGTTGAACAATTAACTCCTGATGAAAAAGAGGATATGCTTAAAGATAAATAA
- a CDS encoding SprT family zinc-dependent metalloprotease, translated as MKIENIPITVKKKNIKHMYIRILPPNGEVKVSAPLSIPDEEIVKFINSKKEWILKKQKYILENDIEPPLKYDNGEKHYVWGEEFNLQLISNSAVKQVLIDREKSILYLPISKKSTIEKRKNILDEFYRKELKSAIPNVLTKCTKIVGRKPKDVGVRKMKNWGNCKQDGGITLSLNLAKKDPECLEYVMIHELCHLIEFNHGQNFKKLMDKNCPNWKVIKKRLNE; from the coding sequence ATGAAAATCGAAAATATTCCCATCACTGTTAAAAAAAAGAATATAAAACACATGTACATACGTATTTTACCTCCAAATGGAGAAGTTAAAGTATCTGCACCATTATCTATCCCAGATGAAGAAATAGTTAAGTTTATTAATTCGAAAAAGGAATGGATTTTGAAAAAGCAAAAGTACATTCTTGAAAATGATATTGAACCTCCCTTAAAATACGATAATGGTGAAAAACATTATGTTTGGGGCGAGGAATTTAACTTGCAGTTAATTTCAAACTCTGCTGTTAAACAAGTATTAATTGACAGAGAAAAATCAATTCTTTACCTTCCAATTTCAAAAAAAAGCACTATTGAGAAAAGGAAAAATATCTTAGATGAATTTTATCGAAAAGAGCTGAAATCAGCTATTCCGAATGTGTTAACTAAATGCACAAAAATTGTTGGAAGAAAACCTAAAGATGTTGGTGTTCGCAAAATGAAAAACTGGGGAAACTGTAAACAAGATGGTGGAATTACATTAAGTTTAAATCTTGCAAAAAAAGACCCTGAATGTTTAGAATATGTAATGATACATGAATTATGCCACCTGATAGAATTCAATCATGGCCAAAATTTTAAAAAATTAATGGACAAAAATTGTCCAAATTGGAAAGTAATAAAAAAAAGATTAAATGAATAA
- a CDS encoding ABC transporter permease, whose translation MKNEKLNLSFKLNLRTKTILIILLTVLALVIIIINSLFIDASSISTKFTLRNLPPSFEHLFGTDWMGRDMLTRTLKGLGLSIQVGAFSSIISTLLGVIIGFLSSFNKYLDSFVNWLIDLFSSIPHILLIILISISLGGGAFGVIVGVGVTHWTALARVLRAELKQIKTSEYINISKHFGKSNFWIAKNHFLPLVLTQIVLGTILIFPHAIMHEAGVTFLGFGISPHEPAIGIILSESMKYLAIGAWWLAFFPGISLLIIVLTFDIIGENIQKMIDPTHANE comes from the coding sequence ATGAAAAATGAAAAGCTAAATTTATCTTTTAAATTAAACTTAAGAACAAAAACTATTTTAATCATTCTTTTAACAGTTTTAGCTTTAGTTATTATAATTATTAATAGTCTTTTCATTGATGCAAGTTCAATTTCGACTAAATTTACTTTAAGAAATTTACCTCCTTCTTTTGAACACCTTTTTGGTACTGATTGGATGGGTAGGGACATGTTAACAAGAACTTTAAAAGGTTTGGGTCTTAGTATTCAAGTTGGTGCTTTTTCTTCAATAATCAGTACTTTGTTGGGGGTCATAATTGGATTTTTATCTAGTTTCAATAAATATTTAGATAGCTTTGTTAATTGGTTAATTGATTTATTTTCATCTATCCCACATATACTTCTCATTATTCTAATTTCAATTTCATTAGGAGGTGGGGCTTTTGGAGTAATTGTTGGAGTTGGTGTTACTCATTGGACAGCACTTGCAAGAGTTTTAAGAGCAGAATTAAAACAAATTAAAACATCTGAATATATAAATATTTCTAAACATTTTGGAAAGTCCAATTTTTGGATTGCTAAAAATCATTTCTTACCTTTAGTGCTTACTCAAATTGTTTTAGGTACAATATTGATATTTCCACATGCAATAATGCATGAAGCCGGCGTGACCTTTTTAGGTTTTGGAATATCTCCTCATGAACCTGCTATAGGCATTATATTGTCTGAATCAATGAAATATTTGGCTATTGGAGCTTGGTGGTTAGCATTTTTCCCAGGAATATCATTATTAATCATTGTTTTAACATTTGATATAATCGGTGAAAATATACAAAAAATGATTGATCCAACACATGCAAATGAATAA
- a CDS encoding tRNA-dihydrouridine synthase, giving the protein MAGITDSEFLNKVIPYGFDVATLGGYSLDTPTIEASRKIIERGRNEFYFPLNEIFTHIENEVKSIKKAHANVKVSANVRSTTPQPIIDVGNIKNLDIIEINCHCRQNEILAIGCGQEMLFRPDLSDFISNVVDNVKSEVSVKIRANVEGTDTIRLANIIEESGVNYLHIDAMKKGFFEADWELLQEICNAVNIKVIGNNSVNSNENLLKMVDTGVDGFSIARSLISGNLDFNIADF; this is encoded by the coding sequence ATGGCGGGAATAACTGATTCAGAATTTTTAAATAAGGTTATTCCATATGGTTTTGATGTGGCTACTTTAGGGGGGTATAGTTTAGATACGCCCACCATCGAAGCAAGTAGAAAAATCATCGAAAGGGGACGGAATGAATTTTATTTCCCTTTAAATGAAATTTTTACCCATATTGAAAATGAGGTCAAATCAATTAAAAAAGCGCATGCTAATGTAAAAGTCTCAGCTAATGTACGATCAACAACTCCGCAACCGATTATTGATGTTGGAAATATTAAGAATTTGGATATTATTGAAATCAATTGTCATTGTCGTCAAAATGAAATTTTAGCCATTGGTTGTGGTCAAGAAATGTTATTTCGCCCAGATTTGTCTGATTTTATTTCCAATGTTGTTGATAATGTAAAAAGTGAGGTTTCAGTTAAAATCAGAGCTAATGTTGAAGGAACTGATACAATAAGGTTAGCCAATATCATTGAAGAGAGTGGCGTTAATTATTTGCATATTGATGCAATGAAAAAAGGATTTTTCGAAGCTGACTGGGAACTTTTACAAGAAATTTGTAATGCTGTTAATATTAAGGTTATTGGAAATAATTCTGTAAATTCAAATGAAAATCTTTTAAAGATGGTTGATACTGGAGTTGATGGCTTTTCAATAGCTCGTTCACTTATTTCTGGAAATTTAGATTTTAATATTGCTGATTTTTAA
- a CDS encoding ABC transporter substrate-binding protein: MDKKKLAIIAVVIIIAVIGVATLFNGPSTTRNPDELVVAATGHGGELESGFDPMYGWAYNGEPLIQSSLFKFDNNRSIVNDLGTGYTTEDSKTWVATIRDDAKFSDGKKVTAEDVAFSFNTAAKSEGYLFYDEFEKAEAMNDTAVKVTLKQPKAEFLFTLARQPIVPHYYYDNTTYGTKPIGSGPYKLVQWDKGQQAIFELNEHYYGKKPAFKKLTILYYENDAAFAAAKRGEVDIAAVPTIYGNQSVDGMELKGLPSYDSRYITLPFNNDSGEKTDEGFAKGNNVTSDIAIRKAMYTGLNRQKLVDEVFSGYGDPDFTGVDKLPWFNEEAKLPDSNPEKAKEILKDGGWIDTDNDGIVEKNGTKASFTLLYGASNPDSQQLAIGFADQMKEIGIEVIPEGKSGDAMMPLKFSNAAINGYGTNDIDPVHKAYLSSVAGQSYANPNFYKNPTVDKYLNQSNCATSLDETYNFIKLAAWDGTTGFGPKGDCVNIYIYDQEYLLFVDKSLDIGTPLIQPHGCGDIYGNIYDWKRV, from the coding sequence ATGGATAAAAAGAAATTGGCAATTATTGCAGTTGTTATAATAATTGCAGTTATTGGTGTAGCAACGTTATTTAACGGACCATCCACTACAAGAAATCCTGATGAATTAGTTGTTGCTGCTACTGGACATGGTGGAGAACTTGAAAGCGGGTTTGATCCTATGTATGGTTGGGCTTATAATGGTGAGCCTTTAATTCAAAGTTCTTTATTTAAATTTGATAACAATAGAAGTATAGTAAATGATTTGGGAACTGGATACACAACAGAAGATAGTAAAACATGGGTAGCTACAATAAGGGATGATGCTAAGTTTAGTGATGGTAAAAAAGTTACTGCTGAAGATGTAGCATTCAGTTTTAACACAGCCGCTAAATCAGAAGGATATTTATTTTATGATGAATTTGAAAAAGCTGAAGCTATGAATGATACTGCGGTTAAAGTAACATTAAAACAACCAAAAGCAGAGTTTTTATTTACTCTTGCAAGGCAACCTATTGTTCCTCATTATTACTATGATAATACTACATACGGTACAAAACCAATTGGTTCTGGTCCGTATAAATTAGTTCAATGGGATAAAGGTCAACAAGCTATTTTTGAACTAAATGAACATTATTATGGTAAAAAACCAGCATTTAAGAAATTAACAATATTATACTATGAAAATGATGCTGCATTTGCAGCTGCAAAAAGAGGGGAAGTGGATATAGCTGCAGTACCTACAATTTATGGTAATCAATCTGTTGATGGGATGGAACTAAAAGGTTTACCTTCATATGATTCTAGATATATAACCCTGCCATTTAATAATGATAGTGGTGAAAAAACAGATGAAGGATTTGCAAAGGGAAATAATGTCACGTCTGATATTGCCATTAGAAAAGCAATGTATACAGGTTTAAATAGACAAAAATTAGTTGATGAAGTGTTTTCAGGTTATGGAGATCCTGATTTTACAGGTGTAGATAAATTGCCTTGGTTTAATGAAGAAGCTAAATTGCCTGATTCTAATCCTGAAAAAGCAAAAGAAATATTAAAAGATGGGGGGTGGATAGATACTGATAATGATGGAATTGTTGAGAAAAATGGGACAAAAGCTTCTTTTACTTTATTATATGGTGCTTCTAATCCTGATTCACAACAATTAGCTATTGGATTCGCTGATCAGATGAAAGAAATAGGAATTGAAGTAATTCCTGAAGGTAAAAGTGGTGATGCAATGATGCCATTAAAATTCTCTAATGCAGCAATTAATGGATATGGAACTAATGATATAGATCCAGTACATAAAGCATATCTTAGTAGTGTAGCAGGACAATCATATGCTAATCCTAACTTTTATAAAAATCCAACTGTTGATAAATATTTAAACCAATCAAATTGTGCAACTTCCCTTGATGAAACATATAACTTTATTAAATTAGCAGCATGGGATGGAACTACTGGCTTTGGTCCTAAAGGTGATTGTGTAAATATATATATTTATGATCAAGAATATCTTCTTTTTGTAGATAAAAGTTTGGACATTGGAACTCCTTTAATCCAACCTCATGGATGTGGAGATATATATGGAAATATATACGATTGGAAACGGGTTTAA
- a CDS encoding ABC transporter permease, whose protein sequence is MNHQKLFKYLSYKLIRLIILLIAVALISFILVDMSPIDPVKSYIGEISASPEHIVKLEAYWGVNEPITIKMFNWLGNLAKGDFGTSLIFRMPVLNVISEKFTASLALMITSWSISGILGFGLGVVAAMYRGKWVDKIIKTYCYVLISAPTFWIALLLLMIFAVQLGWFPTGLGVPVGELSENVSFFDWVYRLILPAITLSVIGIAQIAMFTRDKLINVMSSDFILFAKARGESGWNLIRRHGIKNILLPAITLQFLSFNELFGGTVLVEQVFSYPGIGRATVAAGLRSDVPLLLGIVLFSTIFVFFGNMIADIIYNFVDPRIKEGEFNEK, encoded by the coding sequence ATGAATCATCAAAAATTATTCAAATATTTATCTTATAAACTAATAAGATTAATAATATTATTAATTGCTGTTGCGTTAATAAGCTTTATTTTAGTAGATATGTCTCCTATAGATCCGGTTAAATCATATATTGGAGAAATAAGTGCTAGTCCTGAACATATTGTTAAGCTTGAGGCTTATTGGGGGGTGAATGAACCCATAACTATAAAAATGTTTAATTGGTTAGGAAATTTAGCAAAAGGGGATTTTGGAACTTCATTGATATTTAGAATGCCAGTATTAAATGTTATTTCTGAAAAATTCACTGCATCACTAGCTTTAATGATTACTTCCTGGTCTATTTCTGGAATTTTAGGTTTTGGATTAGGTGTTGTTGCTGCAATGTATAGAGGTAAATGGGTTGATAAGATTATTAAAACATATTGTTATGTTCTAATATCTGCTCCAACATTTTGGATTGCTCTACTTTTACTAATGATTTTTGCAGTTCAATTAGGGTGGTTTCCTACTGGTTTAGGTGTGCCTGTTGGTGAATTATCAGAAAATGTTTCATTCTTTGATTGGGTTTATCGGTTAATTTTACCTGCAATTACATTAAGTGTTATAGGAATTGCTCAAATAGCCATGTTTACGAGGGATAAATTAATAAATGTCATGTCATCTGATTTTATTTTATTCGCAAAAGCTAGAGGGGAATCCGGTTGGAATTTAATAAGAAGGCACGGTATTAAAAATATTTTACTGCCTGCAATAACCCTACAGTTTTTATCTTTCAATGAACTCTTTGGTGGAACTGTATTAGTAGAACAAGTATTTTCTTATCCTGGTATTGGTAGAGCTACAGTAGCTGCAGGTTTAAGATCGGATGTTCCATTATTATTAGGTATTGTTTTATTTAGTACAATTTTTGTCTTTTTTGGCAACATGATTGCAGACATAATATACAATTTTGTAGATCCTAGGATAAAAGAAGGGGAATTTAATGAAAAATGA
- the cofD gene encoding 2-phospho-L-lactate transferase: MITVLSGGTGTPKLLQGLKEIVDPRELTIIVNTLENNYFSGVYVSADIDTVLYTMADMINEEVWYGVKDDTFITHERLKELGHDELLRIGDIDRATKIQKTQLMNEYGLCKACEIQAKNMGIKSKIIPMSEQHSNIKIISDIGDLEFHDFLIKHQSNPEVLDIQFSEVAPSEGVVDAIKNSDAVIIGPSNPITSILPILSLEGVRDALKDTYVVAVSPIIGYGAVSGPASKFMRALNIEVSAMGVVSLYKNFLDNIVIDNEDEQLLLQLNQIVNKVTITNTVMNNLGVKKNLAQIIIDSIP, translated from the coding sequence ATGATTACTGTTTTATCTGGAGGAACTGGAACTCCTAAATTATTACAAGGTCTAAAAGAAATTGTTGACCCAAGGGAGCTAACAATTATTGTAAATACTTTGGAAAACAATTATTTTTCCGGTGTTTATGTTTCTGCCGATATTGACACGGTTTTATACACTATGGCTGACATGATTAATGAAGAAGTTTGGTATGGTGTTAAAGATGATACCTTCATTACTCATGAAAGGCTCAAAGAGCTAGGTCATGATGAATTGCTTAGAATTGGAGATATAGACCGTGCAACCAAAATACAAAAGACTCAGTTGATGAATGAATATGGTCTTTGTAAAGCATGTGAAATTCAGGCTAAAAATATGGGCATTAAATCCAAAATCATTCCTATGAGTGAACAGCATTCCAATATTAAAATTATTTCAGATATCGGGGACTTGGAATTTCATGATTTTTTAATCAAGCATCAGTCAAACCCGGAGGTTTTGGATATCCAATTTTCCGAGGTCGCACCAAGTGAAGGGGTTGTAGATGCAATTAAAAATTCTGATGCAGTAATCATCGGACCGTCTAATCCAATCACTTCAATTTTACCAATATTATCTCTTGAAGGTGTTCGTGACGCTTTAAAAGACACTTACGTTGTTGCGGTTTCACCAATTATCGGTTATGGAGCAGTTTCAGGTCCAGCCAGTAAATTCATGAGGGCTTTAAACATTGAAGTTTCAGCTATGGGTGTAGTATCATTATATAAAAATTTTTTAGACAATATTGTGATTGATAATGAAGATGAACAATTATTATTACAATTAAATCAAATAGTTAATAAGGTAACAATTACAAATACAGTAATGAATAATTTAGGCGTTAAGAAAAATCTGGCACAAATTATTATAGATAGTATTCCTTAA
- a CDS encoding coenzyme F420-0:L-glutamate ligase, which yields MIIMSIELFGLENIPIIDGECNISQIIKEAIEKQGCRLNHGDIVLIAETLISKAEENFIRLDDLIPSEFAIRLANDSGKDPRLVEAILNESKEVVRIGHNFIITETKHGFVCANAGIDESNVGIGLATPMPKDADKSAQAIREFLENEFDEEIAVIITDTQGRAFRFGAIGTTVGCSGISPIWKRVGEKDLYGRELETTEIAICDELASAASLIMGQADEGLPVVIIRGFSSFDTLRNTDSNVKSVLMPKKADVFRK from the coding sequence ATGATTATTATGAGTATTGAATTATTTGGCTTAGAAAATATTCCTATTATTGATGGGGAATGTAACATTTCTCAGATTATTAAAGAGGCTATTGAAAAACAGGGATGTAGGTTAAATCATGGAGATATTGTTTTAATTGCTGAAACATTAATCTCTAAAGCTGAAGAAAACTTCATCAGACTGGATGATTTAATCCCATCCGAATTTGCAATTAGACTTGCAAACGATTCTGGTAAAGATCCACGTTTGGTTGAAGCTATTTTAAATGAATCTAAAGAAGTTGTCCGTATCGGGCATAATTTCATTATAACTGAAACAAAACACGGTTTTGTATGTGCAAATGCAGGCATTGATGAGTCTAATGTCGGAATTGGATTGGCCACTCCAATGCCAAAGGATGCGGATAAATCTGCACAAGCAATTCGTGAATTTTTAGAAAATGAATTCGATGAAGAAATTGCAGTTATAATCACTGATACTCAAGGAAGAGCATTTAGATTTGGAGCCATTGGTACTACAGTAGGTTGTTCTGGAATTTCACCTATTTGGAAACGTGTTGGTGAAAAGGATTTATATGGCAGGGAACTGGAAACAACTGAAATCGCTATCTGTGATGAATTGGCATCTGCCGCTTCTCTTATTATGGGGCAGGCTGATGAAGGACTTCCAGTTGTTATTATACGGGGATTTAGTAGTTTTGATACTTTGAGGAATACTGACTCAAATGTTAAGTCTGTTTTAATGCCTAAAAAAGCAGATGTTTTTAGAAAATAG
- a CDS encoding IMP cyclohydrolase yields MYNGRILSIGMNGDGKPFAAYRVSSRSFPNRKCLKSDDRVAVVPIEGFEKDIYKNTYISYNSIRIVGDMAVVSNGSHTDVIADKIALGMGIKDALAYSLLTMDYEKDDYNTPRIAAVVTSTTEKEDYACYVGIVSDKKLLVEEVSYGEAVFISTYGNQLPDKVDFEEGTSSGAAKYIFDEGAFANYEKPVTSCATVFDGEWTLDVYNP; encoded by the coding sequence ATGTATAATGGGAGAATTTTATCAATAGGGATGAATGGTGATGGCAAACCTTTTGCAGCATACAGGGTATCAAGTAGGTCATTTCCAAATAGGAAATGTTTAAAATCTGATGATAGGGTAGCTGTTGTCCCGATAGAAGGTTTTGAAAAGGATATCTATAAGAATACTTATATTTCATATAATAGTATTCGTATAGTGGGAGATATGGCTGTTGTGTCTAATGGTTCTCATACTGATGTTATTGCAGATAAGATTGCTTTAGGAATGGGAATTAAGGATGCATTGGCTTATTCCTTACTAACTATGGATTATGAAAAAGATGATTATAATACTCCAAGGATAGCAGCTGTTGTTACCTCAACTACTGAAAAAGAGGATTATGCATGTTATGTTGGTATTGTTAGTGATAAAAAACTATTAGTTGAAGAAGTATCATATGGTGAGGCGGTATTCATTTCAACTTATGGCAATCAATTGCCTGACAAGGTTGATTTTGAAGAGGGTACTTCTAGTGGCGCTGCAAAGTATATTTTTGATGAAGGTGCTTTTGCAAATTATGAGAAACCGGTCACTTCTTGTGCTACCGTTTTTGATGGAGAATGGACTCTGGATGTCTATAATCCATAA
- a CDS encoding biopolymer transporter ExbD — translation MALDVRKHKKKFLEQKPSINLVPFIDILFTIMIFLVVTSNFSATGVQADVTDQADDSGGKLNVTDVSGDQEYYVMPVANLHKVTVNGQDRSDAIAGSSVGVHANVIDKGQVIIKPGEIVIKTPPGVSANQAVQRPEL, via the coding sequence ATGGCTCTTGATGTAAGAAAACATAAAAAGAAATTTTTAGAACAAAAGCCAAGTATCAATTTAGTTCCATTTATTGATATTCTATTTACTATAATGATTTTTTTAGTAGTTACTAGTAATTTTTCAGCTACAGGTGTTCAAGCAGATGTCACTGACCAAGCTGATGATAGTGGGGGGAAGCTTAATGTCACTGATGTTTCTGGAGATCAGGAATATTATGTTATGCCAGTGGCCAATCTACATAAAGTGACTGTTAATGGTCAGGACCGTTCTGATGCGATTGCTGGAAGTTCGGTAGGTGTGCATGCTAATGTCATTGACAAAGGACAAGTTATTATTAAACCTGGTGAAATTGTCATTAAGACACCGCCTGGAGTATCAGCAAATCAGGCTGTTCAACGTCCTGAACTTTAA